A genomic segment from Spirosoma sp. SC4-14 encodes:
- a CDS encoding TonB-dependent receptor has translation MNKTISLQKRVLAFTKFTAIHGLLAVIFMSMSYGHKVKGQEVLETKIVFKATNESIKSVLRKIEKQASVTFAYKAEFIKNFPNVTLQKDSAKLKEILDAIFENRASYEVIKNHILLTENPKHQGSIVVPTSSLALEVSGIVRGEENAPLPGVNVTLKGSTTGTATDAEGKFVLSVPDANAILVFSFIGYLSEEVAVGNRSVINVSLVPTLKSLSEVVVVGYGQQKKASVTGSVATVKGESLVTAPMSNISNTLAGRLPGLVSKQESGEPGNDAASISIRGFGPALTIVDGVQLDIANLDPNTIESVTILKDASAAIYGARAGNGVILITTKRGKIGKPTIAITSSYSLQGITRGPRPVNAGQYAELMREAQLNSGQAPDFTAEEVAKYYAGTDPNYPNTDWRKVVLRDQAPMQQYGISLSGGSENITYRGSLNTINQQGLYKSGDNTYKRYNLVTNLDAKVNKNVSISLDLLATSDLTNAPSRPQENFWADFYDAQPIYPASLPDPNKLAYAGAAISPILNTYRKWGGYNDRLRQTIKTTFSLTYKLPIEGLSLKGVFNFNQYTEDTKIWSKSQSLYAYNYNTKEYTLKSSTPATNLNQSYYKSRVFTPQLFLNYQRTFGSVHDVTGLLLYESQDFLDGSISGTRQNYLSNAIDQIFAGGQQDQKINGTASQYARKSYIGRVNYAFKNKYLLEVSGRYDASVNFPKNKRWSLFPSASVGWRLNEEAFASKLNWLTTLKLRASYSKTGYDATGSFQYLTGYTFSDPYLFNGLPSTGVNSTGLANTDITWETMKTANLGVDYAFLNGKIYGEFDIFRRDRTGMLANRLASLPSTFGATLPAENINSQLTHGFEFSIGTRGKLGGFGYDISGNVSRNRTKWTHFDEPDYTDPDQIRINQQTGKYVGTDFGYVSNGLFTSQEEINSLGFDQDGQGNKSLHPGDIRYVDLNGNGKLDIYDQKVIGQGTVPQMIWGLNMAFNYKNFDLSWLIQGAAKYNVSIKLGIDSRRTPYTVLYDERWTPENNDRDAIVPRQTFGTTENNNRHSDYWTKDASYARLKTISLGYTFPTTLLRKILIDKVRIYVSGTNLLTIDGISRYGIDPEIAGTPNATRGWYYPQQRTVSAGLNLSF, from the coding sequence ATGAATAAAACTATATCTCTTCAGAAAAGGGTTCTTGCTTTTACAAAATTCACCGCCATACATGGCCTTCTGGCGGTGATATTTATGAGCATGTCGTATGGACATAAAGTAAAAGGACAAGAAGTATTAGAAACGAAAATCGTTTTCAAGGCTACCAATGAAAGCATTAAGTCGGTTTTACGTAAAATTGAAAAGCAGGCGTCAGTTACGTTTGCTTACAAAGCAGAGTTTATTAAAAACTTCCCAAACGTTACCTTACAAAAAGACAGTGCAAAACTAAAGGAAATCCTGGATGCCATTTTTGAGAATCGCGCTAGCTATGAAGTAATCAAGAATCATATTTTATTGACTGAAAATCCCAAACATCAAGGCAGTATTGTGGTACCTACTTCCTCGTTGGCTCTTGAGGTTAGCGGGATTGTTAGGGGTGAGGAAAATGCTCCCCTTCCTGGTGTAAACGTAACGCTCAAGGGTTCTACCACAGGTACCGCTACCGATGCCGAAGGTAAATTTGTCCTAAGCGTTCCAGACGCAAATGCAATCCTTGTTTTTTCATTTATTGGCTACCTGAGTGAAGAAGTTGCTGTGGGCAACCGCAGTGTGATCAATGTATCGCTAGTGCCGACTTTAAAAAGCCTGTCCGAAGTAGTGGTAGTAGGCTACGGTCAGCAAAAAAAGGCGAGTGTAACCGGATCGGTAGCGACGGTGAAAGGAGAAAGCCTGGTTACTGCGCCGATGTCGAACATAAGCAATACGCTGGCAGGGCGTTTACCCGGCTTAGTATCTAAACAAGAATCGGGTGAGCCCGGAAACGATGCGGCTTCTATCAGTATCCGTGGGTTTGGGCCAGCATTGACCATTGTAGACGGCGTGCAATTGGATATCGCTAACCTGGATCCAAATACCATTGAGTCGGTTACCATTCTGAAAGATGCTTCCGCTGCGATTTATGGCGCAAGAGCTGGTAACGGGGTTATCCTGATAACGACCAAACGGGGAAAAATAGGTAAGCCTACCATTGCGATAACTTCCTCCTACAGTTTGCAAGGCATTACCCGCGGCCCAAGACCCGTAAATGCGGGTCAGTACGCTGAGTTAATGCGCGAAGCACAACTTAATTCGGGGCAAGCACCTGACTTTACGGCAGAAGAAGTAGCCAAGTATTACGCAGGCACCGATCCTAATTATCCGAACACCGATTGGAGAAAAGTCGTTTTGAGAGATCAAGCACCTATGCAACAGTATGGCATCTCGCTTTCCGGTGGTTCTGAAAACATTACCTATAGAGGTTCACTCAATACCATAAATCAGCAAGGATTGTATAAATCAGGCGACAACACGTATAAACGGTATAACCTGGTTACTAACTTAGATGCAAAGGTTAATAAGAATGTTTCCATTTCGCTTGATCTTTTGGCCACATCTGACCTAACTAATGCACCAAGCCGTCCACAAGAAAATTTTTGGGCTGATTTCTACGATGCGCAACCCATCTACCCAGCCTCGCTGCCCGATCCGAATAAGTTGGCTTATGCGGGGGCAGCCATTAGCCCGATCTTGAATACCTACAGAAAATGGGGTGGCTATAACGATCGCCTACGGCAAACCATAAAAACCACCTTTTCTTTAACCTACAAGCTTCCAATCGAAGGCTTATCGCTGAAAGGTGTATTTAACTTCAACCAATATACGGAGGATACCAAGATATGGAGTAAGAGTCAGTCACTCTATGCCTATAATTACAACACCAAAGAGTATACACTAAAAAGCTCCACGCCAGCCACCAATTTAAATCAAAGCTATTATAAAAGCAGAGTATTTACTCCGCAACTGTTCCTGAATTACCAGCGGACGTTCGGTAGCGTACACGACGTTACAGGGCTTTTACTGTATGAATCACAGGATTTCCTTGATGGATCCATTTCCGGCACCCGCCAGAACTACTTAAGTAATGCAATCGATCAAATATTTGCAGGTGGGCAGCAAGACCAAAAAATTAACGGTACCGCGAGCCAGTATGCACGGAAAAGTTACATTGGACGAGTAAACTATGCGTTTAAGAATAAGTATTTGCTTGAGGTAAGCGGCCGGTACGATGCTTCGGTTAATTTTCCTAAGAACAAGCGCTGGAGTTTGTTCCCGAGTGCATCCGTTGGATGGCGACTCAACGAAGAGGCCTTTGCTTCCAAACTAAATTGGTTGACAACGCTGAAACTCCGGGCAAGTTATAGCAAGACAGGATACGATGCTACCGGCAGTTTTCAGTACTTGACAGGCTATACCTTTAGCGATCCCTATCTATTTAATGGATTACCAAGTACGGGTGTGAATTCTACAGGTTTAGCTAACACTGATATAACCTGGGAGACTATGAAAACCGCTAACCTGGGGGTAGACTATGCCTTCCTGAACGGTAAAATTTATGGTGAGTTCGATATCTTCCGCAGAGACCGCACTGGTATGTTGGCAAACAGACTTGCCTCTCTTCCTTCTACCTTCGGAGCAACGCTACCAGCCGAGAATATAAATAGCCAACTCACTCACGGGTTTGAATTTTCTATTGGTACAAGGGGTAAACTCGGCGGCTTTGGCTATGATATTAGTGGCAATGTTTCCAGAAATAGAACCAAATGGACGCACTTCGATGAACCTGACTATACCGATCCAGATCAGATTCGTATAAATCAGCAAACGGGTAAATACGTTGGAACGGATTTCGGTTACGTGTCAAATGGGCTGTTTACCTCACAGGAAGAAATTAACAGCTTAGGGTTCGACCAGGATGGCCAGGGCAATAAGTCTCTGCACCCCGGTGATATCCGGTACGTTGACCTAAACGGCAATGGAAAGCTGGATATTTATGATCAAAAAGTAATAGGCCAGGGAACGGTTCCTCAAATGATATGGGGTCTCAACATGGCCTTTAACTACAAAAACTTCGATTTGTCCTGGCTGATCCAGGGGGCTGCTAAATACAATGTTAGCATCAAATTGGGCATAGACTCCAGACGTACTCCTTATACTGTATTGTATGATGAGCGTTGGACACCGGAAAACAATGACCGCGATGCCATCGTGCCTAGACAAACCTTTGGTACAACAGAAAACAACAATAGGCATTCTGACTATTGGACCAAAGATGCCTCGTATGCCCGTCTAAAAACCATTTCCCTTGGGTATACTTTTCCAACTACTCTCTTGCGTAAAATCCTGATTGACAAAGTACGTATTTACGTATCGGGTACCAACCTGCTGACCATCGATGGGATATCGCGGTATGGCATCGATCCGGAAATAGCAGGCACGCCTAACGCTACCAGAGGTTGGTATTATCCGCAACAAAGAACTGTTTCTGCAGGACTTAATCTATCATTCTAA
- a CDS encoding RagB/SusD family nutrient uptake outer membrane protein — MKRRIYIFLFLLGSVTACKDVLDKEPLNIIPESTVWSDQALINAYVSQVYSELTYLFNDATNDRSRYEGPGNPEDSFDFNLPSELSDESRCTYTWLYTWYLLKPGFIDKRGGLMEWWGYSTIRKMNEFIERMETVTVLDAPVKKSLLAEMRVLRAMTYFQMVKRYGGVPLITKVQAIDAPKEELFVSRNKEIEIYDFVNAEIDAVLADLPVGNASSGHVTKGAALALKSRSSLYAASIAKYGTVQLNGLVGIPASEATRFYQASYDASNAIITSGQYSLYKKEADKVKNYQNIFLDENNVEVIFSKQYNGQAAVGHSWDLMQEPNGFNAWGVGNNSAVYLEMVDDYENMDGSPTKLDPTILQDKVWSMNELLGKKDPRFHASIYYEGTPWQGQIFRLYKGLKKPDGTIISAGDYNGVTANGANSASSSTGFGVKKYLDETLVQPGGGMSRTDWIVFRYGETLLNRAEAAFELNKQEEALTAVNQIRERAGILPLLTIDRDKIRHERKVELAFEGHRYWDLRRWRLSTTALTRTFTGIEPILDFTTKKYQIKFLNGVDGDNKPRFDAKFYYFPIGVARIANNPKLVENPGWE, encoded by the coding sequence ATGAAAAGGCGTATATATATTTTCTTATTCCTACTAGGATCTGTTACGGCGTGTAAAGATGTACTTGATAAGGAGCCATTAAACATCATTCCTGAAAGCACTGTTTGGTCGGATCAAGCCTTGATAAATGCCTATGTTAGCCAAGTATATTCGGAGCTAACGTATTTATTCAACGATGCTACCAATGACCGCAGCCGGTACGAAGGCCCCGGAAACCCGGAAGATTCCTTTGATTTTAATTTACCCTCTGAATTATCGGATGAGTCGCGGTGTACCTATACCTGGCTGTACACCTGGTATTTGTTGAAGCCTGGTTTCATTGACAAACGAGGAGGCTTGATGGAGTGGTGGGGCTATTCTACTATCCGTAAGATGAACGAATTTATCGAGCGAATGGAAACGGTAACGGTGCTGGATGCACCCGTAAAGAAAAGCCTACTTGCCGAAATGCGGGTCTTACGTGCGATGACCTACTTCCAAATGGTGAAGCGCTACGGTGGTGTTCCTTTAATCACCAAAGTGCAAGCAATCGACGCGCCTAAGGAAGAGTTGTTTGTGTCAAGAAATAAGGAAATAGAGATCTATGATTTTGTCAATGCTGAGATTGATGCTGTCCTTGCCGATCTGCCCGTAGGGAATGCTTCCAGCGGACATGTAACCAAAGGTGCTGCCCTGGCTTTGAAGAGCCGCTCGTCCTTATACGCAGCAAGTATTGCTAAATACGGTACTGTACAACTCAATGGCTTGGTAGGCATTCCTGCCTCAGAGGCAACTCGGTTTTACCAGGCATCATACGATGCCTCCAATGCAATCATTACTTCCGGCCAGTATTCGCTCTACAAAAAGGAAGCAGACAAGGTAAAAAATTACCAGAATATTTTCCTTGATGAGAATAATGTAGAGGTCATTTTCTCCAAACAATACAATGGACAGGCAGCCGTTGGGCACAGTTGGGATCTGATGCAGGAACCCAATGGTTTCAATGCCTGGGGCGTTGGTAATAATTCGGCGGTATACCTGGAGATGGTAGACGACTACGAAAATATGGACGGTTCGCCAACAAAACTGGACCCTACGATACTGCAGGATAAAGTTTGGTCAATGAATGAACTTCTTGGTAAAAAAGACCCCAGGTTCCATGCGTCCATCTATTATGAAGGAACGCCCTGGCAAGGCCAGATTTTCCGTCTATATAAAGGATTAAAAAAACCAGATGGAACCATTATTTCAGCGGGTGATTATAACGGAGTAACTGCCAACGGTGCCAATAGTGCATCCTCGAGTACGGGCTTTGGCGTAAAAAAATACCTGGATGAAACCTTGGTACAACCAGGCGGTGGCATGTCTCGTACAGACTGGATTGTATTCAGATACGGAGAAACTCTGCTTAATCGGGCCGAAGCAGCTTTTGAACTCAATAAACAAGAGGAGGCACTAACCGCTGTCAATCAGATCAGAGAGCGGGCGGGTATTCTTCCCCTGCTTACAATAGACCGGGATAAGATCCGACACGAGCGCAAAGTCGAGCTCGCTTTTGAGGGCCATCGCTACTGGGATTTGAGAAGGTGGCGCCTTTCCACGACCGCACTGACCAGAACGTTCACCGGCATCGAGCCAATTCTGGATTTTACCACCAAAAAATACCAAATCAAGTTTTTAAATGGTGTAGATGGTGATAATAAGCCACGCTTCGATGCCAAATTCTATTATTTCCCCATTGGTGTCGCACGGATTGCTAATAATCCCAAACTGGTTGAAAACCCAGGTTGGGAATAG
- a CDS encoding VCBS repeat-containing protein, which translates to MSKIVYSFIFLTLLTACQPPSEKEAITSEENTLFKSLSSTQTHIDFINQLQEGLNANPLVYEYFYNGGGVALADFNNDGLTDIYFTANMTENKLYLNKGQLSFEDITQKANVSGRQGPWKTGVTVVDINGDAKLDLYVCYSGNVADENRRNQLFINGGNNAQGIPVFSEQAQRYGLDDPSFSTQASFFDYDKDGDLDMLLINHLNKSLNNLDESSIGKLLSQQSPKNSPKLYRNEHGKFKDVSLAAGLPGSILNYGLGLGISDINGDGWPDVYISNDSHAPDLLLINGRNGKFTNQSKESLGHTSYFSMGNEVVDINNDALPDIFTLDMLPADNKRQKLLLAPDNYESFDLNLRVGFHYQYMRNMLHINNGNGSFSEVGQLAGISNTDWSWAPLFADFDNDGWKDLYITNGYVRDYTNMDFLKYMGDFLTFKGGHVMRKDLLSLVEKMPSSHVSSYAFKNLDGINFTDVSANWGFTTPFNSNGAAYADLDNDGDLDLVVNTINSPAALFENRANQLSKDNTYLQLKLVGNQLNTQGIGAKVWVYTGGTVQYREQILTRGFQSSVSPILHFGIRKGQPIDSVLITWPSDQTQVLRNVSGNQLLTLREEEAKKRLEKPFTKPTVHFAELSSPIDFSHKDENVNDFKRQPLLVNPLSFPGPCMAKRDVNADGLEDIFIGGGSGQPGALYLQQKGGKFSKKVTKAFAADARCDDTDALFFDANGDTFPDLYVCSGGYDNFLPADPNLQDRLYVNDGKGNFTKQVQALPAMLTSTSCVRAADVNKDGYLDLFVGGRVVPGRYPETPRSYLLINDTRGAFKDRTHELAPQLEKAGMVSDAIWHDIDGDQTKELILVGEWMPITVMSLRNGKLIANTEAYFSKSYYGWWNRIHLDDLNGDGRMDLILGNYGLNTQCKVSEKEPARLYVKDFDDNGSVDPILCFFIQGKSYPYVTRDELLDQLSMMRTRFPDYKSYAEATIQQVFTPEELAGVSVLKATHLKTAYFQSDANGKFVEKALPVEAQLSPVFTITTLDYNQDGHKDIFLGGNIQHARLRFGKCDANYGVLLSGDGKGNFTNVPSFKSGFKVLGDVRSSIYINHTLLLGLNQQKVKAYTLKQL; encoded by the coding sequence ATGAGTAAGATCGTATACAGTTTCATCTTCCTGACTCTCCTGACAGCCTGCCAACCACCGTCGGAAAAGGAAGCAATAACGTCTGAAGAAAACACCTTATTTAAATCGCTATCGTCAACTCAAACCCATATTGATTTTATAAACCAGCTCCAGGAAGGCCTGAATGCCAATCCTCTGGTGTACGAATATTTTTACAATGGCGGAGGGGTAGCGCTGGCCGACTTTAATAATGATGGCTTAACGGATATTTATTTCACTGCCAACATGACCGAAAACAAGCTGTATCTCAACAAGGGACAGCTGAGTTTTGAAGACATTACCCAAAAAGCCAACGTATCGGGTCGGCAGGGGCCCTGGAAAACCGGCGTTACCGTGGTCGATATTAATGGCGATGCAAAATTGGACCTGTATGTGTGCTATTCGGGCAATGTTGCAGACGAAAACCGTCGAAATCAACTCTTTATAAATGGGGGCAATAATGCCCAGGGCATTCCGGTCTTTTCCGAGCAAGCTCAGCGATACGGCTTAGACGATCCTTCCTTCAGCACGCAGGCTAGCTTTTTTGATTACGACAAAGACGGCGACCTGGATATGCTCTTGATTAATCATTTAAATAAAAGCCTGAACAATTTAGATGAGTCGAGCATTGGAAAACTTCTCAGCCAGCAATCGCCTAAAAACAGCCCAAAGCTTTACCGGAATGAGCATGGAAAATTTAAGGACGTTTCCCTGGCTGCCGGATTGCCCGGCTCCATACTAAACTACGGTTTAGGACTTGGCATATCGGATATCAATGGCGATGGCTGGCCCGACGTATATATTTCCAATGATTCGCACGCTCCGGATCTGCTGTTGATAAATGGACGCAACGGAAAATTCACCAACCAAAGCAAAGAGAGCCTCGGTCATACCTCTTATTTTTCGATGGGCAATGAAGTGGTAGACATTAACAACGACGCCCTGCCCGATATTTTTACCCTGGACATGCTGCCAGCCGATAACAAGCGGCAAAAATTGCTATTGGCTCCCGACAATTACGAAAGCTTTGACCTAAACCTGCGCGTGGGCTTCCATTATCAATACATGCGCAATATGCTCCACATCAATAATGGCAATGGAAGTTTCAGTGAAGTAGGTCAGCTCGCGGGTATTTCAAATACCGATTGGAGCTGGGCCCCTTTATTTGCCGATTTTGATAATGACGGGTGGAAGGATTTGTACATCACCAACGGGTACGTGCGTGATTACACCAATATGGATTTCCTGAAATACATGGGCGATTTCCTGACATTCAAAGGAGGCCATGTAATGCGAAAAGACCTCTTGTCGCTGGTTGAGAAAATGCCTTCTTCTCATGTAAGCAGCTACGCATTCAAAAACCTGGATGGCATCAACTTTACCGACGTAAGTGCGAATTGGGGATTTACCACCCCTTTTAACAGCAATGGCGCTGCCTACGCCGACCTGGATAATGATGGTGACCTGGATCTTGTTGTCAATACGATCAACAGTCCGGCGGCCCTTTTTGAAAACAGAGCTAACCAACTCTCGAAAGACAATACCTATCTCCAGTTGAAACTGGTAGGTAATCAATTAAATACCCAAGGTATCGGAGCAAAGGTCTGGGTATATACCGGTGGTACGGTGCAATACCGGGAACAAATCCTTACCAGAGGATTTCAATCCAGCGTATCGCCCATTTTGCACTTCGGGATTCGTAAAGGCCAGCCGATTGATTCGGTACTTATCACCTGGCCAAGCGACCAAACCCAGGTTCTCAGGAACGTATCGGGAAATCAGCTCCTGACGCTACGAGAAGAGGAGGCAAAAAAGCGCCTGGAAAAGCCTTTTACAAAGCCTACAGTCCATTTTGCGGAGCTTTCGTCACCCATTGATTTTAGTCACAAAGATGAAAACGTAAATGATTTCAAGCGGCAGCCGCTGTTAGTAAATCCTCTTTCTTTCCCCGGCCCCTGCATGGCAAAACGGGACGTAAATGCCGACGGCCTGGAAGATATTTTTATAGGGGGCGGCAGCGGGCAGCCTGGGGCGTTGTATCTGCAGCAAAAGGGCGGTAAGTTCTCTAAAAAGGTAACTAAAGCTTTTGCTGCCGATGCCAGGTGCGACGACACGGACGCCCTCTTTTTTGATGCAAACGGCGACACCTTTCCTGATTTATATGTTTGCAGCGGTGGCTATGATAACTTCCTGCCCGCCGATCCGAACTTGCAAGACCGACTTTATGTCAACGATGGCAAGGGTAACTTCACGAAGCAAGTACAAGCCCTACCTGCCATGCTTACCAGCACAAGCTGTGTCAGGGCCGCCGACGTAAATAAAGATGGTTACCTGGATTTGTTTGTAGGAGGAAGGGTTGTGCCGGGCCGCTATCCGGAAACGCCCCGAAGCTATTTGCTGATCAACGATACGCGGGGAGCTTTCAAGGATCGAACACACGAACTGGCTCCTCAACTGGAGAAGGCAGGCATGGTAAGCGATGCGATCTGGCACGACATCGACGGCGATCAAACAAAAGAATTGATTTTGGTGGGCGAATGGATGCCGATTACCGTAATGTCGCTCAGGAATGGAAAGTTGATTGCCAACACCGAAGCTTATTTTAGTAAAAGCTATTACGGCTGGTGGAATCGAATTCACCTGGATGATTTGAATGGCGACGGGCGCATGGATTTGATTCTGGGAAACTACGGCCTGAATACCCAATGCAAAGTCAGCGAGAAAGAGCCCGCCCGATTGTATGTCAAAGATTTTGATGACAATGGTTCGGTTGATCCCATTCTTTGCTTCTTTATTCAAGGCAAAAGCTATCCATACGTCACCCGCGATGAATTGCTGGATCAACTCAGCATGATGCGTACGCGCTTCCCGGATTATAAAAGCTATGCCGAAGCTACTATTCAGCAAGTCTTCACGCCAGAAGAGTTAGCGGGCGTTTCTGTTCTTAAAGCGACGCATTTGAAAACCGCCTACTTTCAATCGGATGCGAACGGGAAGTTTGTGGAAAAAGCCCTTCCCGTTGAGGCCCAGCTTTCACCCGTATTTACGATTACGACCCTTGATTATAACCAGGACGGCCATAAAGACATCTTTCTGGGTGGGAATATTCAGCATGCGAGGCTACGATTTGGCAAGTGTGATGCCAACTACGGCGTGTTATTGAGCGGAGATGGTAAGGGCAACTTTACCAATGTGCCATCTTTTAAGTCGGGTTTCAAGGTGCTGGGCGACGTTAGGAGTAGCATCTATATAAACCATACCCTCTTATTAGGGCTCAATCAGCAAAAAGTTAAAGCGTATACCCTCAAGCAGCTATGA
- a CDS encoding vanadium-dependent haloperoxidase, which produces MKRIVLIFLMLMLGACQTTPKGPVPKLGSRLISELVYQMTDIMVHDVTNPPLAARFFSYACLAGYEVVAQNDRSMKPLNRFLRSYPELPPPTAIGEHSYELSALLAMVETGKKLQPSGFLLEKYQKSVIDSCMRSGFSKDIVQNSLAYANYVSAHILKYAKADKYNRISNYPRYSPLNKEGSWYPTPPGYYAPVEPYFNTVRPFTLDTCSQFKPVPPVPFSSTRGSEFYALMDSCYQTGLDLNEEQKQVAAFWDCNPFALENNGHLLYGVKKISPGAHWLGITGIACEKAEMSFPMAMKIHTVVSVGLMDSFIACWDEKFRSNRIRPETAIRKYIDSDWKPFLQTPPFPEYLSGHSTISAASATVLTFYFGKDFAFTDTVEKRYGLTDRSFNSFHEAANEAAISRYYGGIHFMDAITNGLLQGEKMGEWILQKVEKDSTALTTNKTTYNKHA; this is translated from the coding sequence ATGAAAAGGATTGTCCTCATCTTTCTTATGCTTATGCTGGGTGCTTGTCAGACAACACCAAAGGGACCAGTACCCAAACTGGGTTCCCGCCTTATTAGCGAGCTCGTTTACCAGATGACGGATATAATGGTGCATGATGTAACCAATCCTCCTTTGGCGGCCCGTTTTTTCTCCTACGCATGTTTGGCTGGTTATGAAGTGGTTGCACAAAACGACCGCAGTATGAAGCCGCTGAACCGCTTTTTGAGAAGCTATCCTGAGTTGCCACCTCCTACGGCTATCGGCGAGCATTCCTATGAATTGAGTGCCTTACTGGCTATGGTGGAGACGGGAAAGAAACTTCAGCCATCGGGTTTTTTACTAGAAAAGTACCAGAAAAGCGTGATCGACTCATGCATGCGAAGTGGCTTTAGCAAAGACATTGTGCAAAATTCACTGGCCTATGCAAACTATGTGAGTGCGCATATTCTGAAATATGCCAAGGCTGACAAGTACAATCGAATCAGCAATTATCCCCGCTACTCACCCCTCAATAAGGAAGGCTCCTGGTATCCAACTCCTCCCGGCTATTATGCGCCGGTAGAGCCGTACTTCAATACGGTTAGGCCCTTTACGCTCGATACGTGCAGTCAATTCAAACCGGTGCCTCCGGTTCCGTTTTCCTCGACGCGTGGGTCTGAATTTTATGCCTTGATGGATAGCTGCTACCAAACGGGGTTGGATTTGAACGAAGAACAAAAGCAAGTGGCGGCTTTTTGGGATTGTAACCCGTTCGCTTTAGAAAACAATGGTCACCTTTTGTATGGCGTGAAGAAAATATCGCCCGGTGCACATTGGCTGGGCATTACCGGAATTGCGTGTGAAAAAGCGGAAATGAGTTTTCCAATGGCCATGAAAATCCATACGGTTGTTTCCGTCGGTCTCATGGATAGTTTCATCGCGTGCTGGGACGAGAAGTTTCGGAGCAACCGGATTCGACCCGAAACAGCCATTCGGAAATACATTGATTCGGATTGGAAGCCTTTTTTGCAGACGCCCCCCTTTCCTGAATACCTAAGCGGACACTCCACTATTTCGGCAGCAAGCGCCACGGTATTAACCTTTTATTTCGGGAAAGATTTTGCGTTCACCGATACGGTAGAAAAACGGTACGGGCTAACAGACCGGTCTTTCAATTCTTTTCATGAAGCGGCCAATGAAGCGGCTATATCGAGGTATTACGGGGGAATTCACTTTATGGATGCCATTACCAATGGTCTTTTGCAAGGGGAAAAGATGGGAGAATGGATTTTACAGAAAGTGGAAAAGGACAGTACCGCGCTAACAACCAACAAAACAACATACAACAAACACGCCTAA